In Cystobacter ferrugineus, the following proteins share a genomic window:
- a CDS encoding immunity 26/phosphotriesterase HocA family protein, translating to MPRIYKPGSFLRIPLADGSFGYGRVLKLPHDAYYDYRTDTPDSDLDRIASKPILXKIMVRHMEERAWELIGWRKLEEQFSQPIVQFMQDIGNFRDCTIFDTVGNERSAEPQECVGLECSAVWEEVGVEERLLDAFMGRPNASVERLKVRLK from the coding sequence ATGCCGCGAATCTACAAACCGGGCTCGTTCTTGAGAATCCCYCTTGCCGACGGCTCTTTCGGTTACGGCAGGGTGCTCAAACTGCCGCATGATGCCTATTACGAYTACAGGACCGACACTCCAGATTCMGATCTGGATCGGATTGCCTCCAAGCCTATCCTTYTCAAGATCATGGTTCGCCATATGGAGGAGAGGGCATGGGAGCTCATTGGGTGGAGAAAGCTGGAGGAGCAGTTTTCTCAACCGATCGTCCAGTTCATGCAGGACATTGGGAACTTCCGCGACTGCACGATCTTCGACACCGTTGGCAATGAGAGAAGCGCGGAGCCCCAGGAGTGTGTCGGGCTTGAGTGCTCGGCTGTCTGGGAAGAGGTGGGGGTTGAGGAACGCCTGCTCGATGCCTTCATGGGGCGGCCCAACGCCTCGGTGGAGCGCTTGAAGGTGCGCCTGAAATAG